TTTTAATAAGGAATGTCTATTCCTCATTTTAAGGAATAGAGATTCATATGGAATGATTATTACaggtaataaaaacataaccaaacaactGTAAAGTTAAACCataggaatagctattacattaCAATTGCTATTACACtttaccaaacgtaccctaaataaaaatttatagttaCATTGTAGAGAACAtgatttttattacaaattttttgatTCATATGGTTACAAAGTGAAGTGAGTTACAGAAACTAAAGGCACAAACTGAAAATCATGACCAACctattttaattaagaaataaatatagtGAGTTAAAACAATTACTTGTTtaggtttaaaattttcaatagctTCACAAAGAAATCGTCAAATATCCAAGGAATCAGCTACGGACATAATGAAGCCATTCTTGAAAAGGAACAACTCTTCTGTTAACACCTTCTTGTGATCTTTATCCAAGCCAAACTACTAGATATAAGTTTGAGAACatacaaaaataagaatataaatgaaggaaaaaataagATTTACCATTGATTTTTTCATTAGAGGCAAACATAATTGCAGCAACGACTTGCTTTGGAGATCACAAACTCCAAtctgttcttatatatattCCAAGCTTTTCCATATTCTGCAAACAAATTATACTTCTAATTGAAGGAAAACAAGCagaatttggataatttattgACAAAGAAAACTGAATTTAAAGGAGATGTATGGACCTGTAGTTAAATTGGACCAGAATATCCTTCTGAAATACATTCAATTTAGGATGCGAGCAGTCTTGGACCATTTCCCTAGCAATTTCTGCCTGGAATCATTCCAGAaaagtgaggaaaagaaaataaaacaaagttttcaaTATTCTGTTTATGTCAGTTTGGCTTACAATAAAAGAACTATGCATTTGATGTGAGAATTCAAttgattttctttctcctttttcaaATGACAAACTATGTATAactctataattttattttattgatcctATCTTCTTATCCAAATATTGTTCATAAAGTAAAATCCATCACAGTACTTCTGCATGTCCAAACTATGTTATCATTGTACAGTGAACAAAAATCAGCCATAATGTAAGAACCCAAAAACCACACTGGATATTCTTGTTTGTTGATAAAGTGTTAAAGCTAACAAAATAGCAAATACCTGAATATAAAACAGCTTCCTAGAGGGTCGTTGTCAATAAAGATCATTCACCAGAATGTTATCAAATTTAACAAGTGCCAGATTTTACTCTGTTTATTCAGAATCAAGAACCCAAACAAAGAAGTgtcattttgtagtttatataaagGCAGAAATCATTAGAATGAACAAACAAATGAGAATCATATCTAGAATGAAATTTGTATgcaaagggaaaagagaatgaaacaaaaaacaagatAATCACCTAAGCCATGGACTCGTTGCACTTGTTCCTAAGGTTCTGAACATGCCCAGATACTTACACCTCCGTTTGTTCTGTGCTTCCAATTAAATCTacatcaaaaatcaaagaaaattatagTAATAACCCTTAAAAGTTTGGTTGCTGAatgatcaataaaaatttaacaagaAATCCTTTATGTCTCTGCAGTTAAGCTGttccaatttcaaaataaataaataaacgtgTCTGATTTTTAATTACCAGAAAACctaaacaaattaccaattcaattATACCAGGACTGAATATATACAGAATAGAAAAGCTCAGTTTCTTTTGAAAGCATAGAATGCATACCAAGTGAAAGAGGGGAGTGGCCGTTGCAGAAGACGAAGTAGAGCCGTTTGCTGCTGTGGTCTCACCACTTCCATCTGATTTCCAAATTAGGGAAATCCTTAtcgattttatttttgtatttttccgtTAACTGAGGACAAGCAAGAATTTCCAGTTTTTGTAAAGACTTGAGACAGCCATCATCAGGTAGTGTTGTGAGATTGGGACATTCCACAATGGAAAGCTTTTCAAGCGAGATTGGATTCCTAATTGATTCGGGGAAAGTAATCAAATTGGGAAAGTCATCAATCCGCAGCCACCGTAAAGAAGTGAGACAACTAATCTCAAGAAGTGATGTCAGATTAGGCTCGCATCTGTAAATCCCAAGATATTCAAGTGAGGTGAGTTCCGGCAAAGTCATTAAATTTGGACAGTTTGAAATGCGGAGCTGTTTTAGGGTGGAAATACATTGAAGACCCACAGGGAGAGACTTCATTTTCGGAATGCCTTTGAAACGTAAATGACGGAGACAATTGAGCCATCGCCATTCCATGCCATCATCATGCATGTCTCTTAATGGATCGAACTCCTCGCAATTGACAATTGTTAGTCTAGGGCAATTCCCAATTCGTAGTTGCTTGAGAGAATATAGTGCCCACTCAGCCGGAAGAGACTCTATATCTTCTATAGAATCCAaagtcattttatttaatttggagagaggagaagaagaggataATGAAGAGGAGGAAGAGGGAACTAAAAAAGTCATTGACATTGTCTCTTGCAAAGGCTTCGAACTGACATTCTCTAAATATAGAGATTCTTCGAGATTGGGAAACAGGGGCATGGAAGTCATTTCAGGGCAATTACTAATccccaaagaagaaagaagaggaaataAAGGCAGTGAGTTGTGAGACTGATCTTGTTGATGATCTGGTGTTGACGCAGATGTTGTTGCAACTAAATCCCTCCCTGTTCTCCCCCACCATCCCTTCAAATTAGGACATTCAATTATTGTGAGTGACTTTAGAGATGGGAAGAACGGTGTCGATAATGTTGTGGATGAAGCAGGCACCTCGTTACTCATATCATTGTCGGATATATACTCCAAATCATTCATCGTGATAAGCCTTAGAGATTTTAAAGAGAGGAGATGAGACAATGGTGGCAGATATCGGCATCTCTTACAACTCTCTATCCTTAAATCAACAAGATTTATGAGAGAAGAGATCCAACTTGAAAATTTCACACCCTTATACTGATACACTTCCAaatatttgagatttttgtGTGGTTGGGGGTCTTCTAATAACTTCACATCTTCATTATTATCTACTTGATCTTGATGATACCattttaatatcaatttttcaAGATGTTGCTTCTCCCTTAAATTCACAACAATGGATTCTGAGTTAGCTTCTTTCAACCGTTCCAAATGTGAGATCTCTAATGTTCCTCGCAGGTTTAGCTTCTTCAATTCGCATAATCCACCAATGTGGGAGGAGGTGCTCACAATGAATAATGGTAATGTTTGAAGTGAAGTCATTTGCCCTAATCCACGAGGCATATGACTCAAATTATCACAACCATGATTATAAAGATGTTTGAGGTTAACCAATTCTCTAAACTTTTTGGGTAATTCTTTAAGACCTGTACAACCATAAAGTTTTAGTACTTGCAAATTCAACAATGTAGTAATTGAGTCAGGGAGAGTTTCAATATCCTCATTAAAAGAAACATCAAGATACTTTAGATGTATTAACTTCCCTATAGAATTTGGTATTGATGTAATCTTCAATGCATGTAAATCTAATGCACGCAAGCTCTTGAAACTCAAAATAATTGTATTCAGCATTGACTCATCTAGCAAGACATCTGGCAAGTCAACCAATTCATACCACCTATGTGTAAGAAGAAATGTACGTACCTTTACTGCTTTAACCAACAACCTTAAAGTTTCAGTAAAAGATGAGTTAATAGATAATGGACATGATACGTGacgatttttttcatttatatttttgccATCAAAACTAATGAGCCGGCACTCCTCACCTGCAATAGCTTCTGCAAGGTCATGAATTAAATCATGCATCTTGTATTTTAGGTCTCCATATACATTTATTTCCTCAAAGAATGACCTCCAAAGTAAATCCTTGAAATACTCATTACCAACATCCTCTAATTGTTGGTTTTTGATTGATGATTGGACAAACCCTTGTGCTATCCATAGTTGTATTACTGTTTCCTTATCCATCTCATAATCTTTGGGAAACAAAGAGCAATAAGTGAAATAACTCTTTAAATGTGATGGGAGATGATCATAACTCAACTTTAAAATTGGTAAAATTCCATTCTCTTGAATTACATTTGCTTCTATA
This genomic stretch from Quercus robur chromosome 4, dhQueRobu3.1, whole genome shotgun sequence harbors:
- the LOC126724263 gene encoding putative disease resistance protein RGA4 isoform X1; protein product: MISMTFVHIKKLGLPSLQHYFYTNFITSSQHSSLSLSVPFSYYQEMAEAILFGLAQKIIENLGSQTFQEIGSLWGVKDELEKIKNTVSTVQAVLQDAAEQQSHNHQVKDWLQKLNDAVYDADDLLSEFSTEATRRSMVSGNKVTKEVRTFFSKSNQLAFRGKMSRKIKAMRQKLNAIAEDKNKFNLEVDNVENNAMSRKRETHSFVPGEDVIGRDEDKQKIKNLLFDSNVEENVSVIPIVGIGGLGKTTLAQYVYNDEKVQKYFELKMWACVSDVFDLKIIIEKIIASTSDNALAGNLVIDQLQSQLRKKIDGKKYLLVLDDIWNEDPENWRELKSLLMGGFKGSKIIITSRLRLVADITCKVPPYFLNGLSQEQSWVLFRQVAFRNGQEANNPKLVTIGKEIVNMCQGVPLAIKSIGNLLYFKEEESEWSFVKDNIEANVIQENGILPILKLSYDHLPSHLKSYFTYCSLFPKDYEMDKETVIQLWIAQGFVQSSIKNQQLEDVGNEYFKDLLWRSFFEEINVYGDLKYKMHDLIHDLAEAIAGEECRLISFDGKNINEKNRHVSCPLSINSSFTETLRLLVKAVKVRTFLLTHRWYELVDLPDVLLDESMLNTIILSFKSLRALDLHALKITSIPNSIGKLIHLKYLDVSFNEDIETLPDSITTLLNLQVLKLYGCTGLKELPKKFRELVNLKHLYNHGCDNLSHMPRGLGQMTSLQTLPLFIVSTSSHIGGLCELKKLNLRGTLEISHLERLKEANSESIVVNLREKQHLEKLILKWYHQDQVDNNEDVKLLEDPQPHKNLKYLEVYQYKGVKFSSWISSLINLVDLRIESCKRCRYLPPLSHLLSLKSLRLITMNDLEYISDNDMSNEVPASSTTLSTPFFPSLKSLTIIECPNLKGWWGRTGRDLVATTSASTPDHQQDQSHNSLPLFPLLSSLGISNCPEMTSMPLFPNLEESLYLENVSSKPLQETMSMTFLVPSSSSSLSSSSPLSKLNKMTLDSIEDIESLPAEWALYSLKQLRIGNCPRLTIVNCEEFDPLRDMHDDGMEWRWLNCLRHLRFKGIPKMKSLPVGLQCISTLKQLRISNCPNLMTLPELTSLEYLGIYRCEPNLTSLLEISCLTSLRWLRIDDFPNLITFPESIRNPISLEKLSIVECPNLTTLPDDGCLKSLQKLEILACPQLTEKYKNKIDKDFPNLEIRWKW